One stretch of Pirellulales bacterium DNA includes these proteins:
- the epsC gene encoding serine O-acetyltransferase EpsC, translated as MSTDIRLKEMLPDLTQRIVQTYSELQHIHHLGHCPLPSTEVILGCCEDLKEILYPGFRRREGLHLGNVLYHVGDLIDGLHDKLTQQIGRALRHDAGASDMCTDDRDFEALGQAKAIQFLEQLPQLREELSLDVQAAYEGDPAVRNIDEITFCYPGLEAITIYRLAHLLHQLGIPFIPRMMTEAAHSRTGIDIHPGATIGTHFFIDHGTGVVIGETCEIGNHVKLYQGVTLGALSFQTDDSGNLVRGTKRHPTIEDYVVIYANATVLGGRTVVGHHSVIGSSVWLTKSVEPHSTVVMEKPRLQIRGQETVLKSEYDYQI; from the coding sequence ATGTCCACTGATATCCGTTTGAAGGAAATGCTGCCTGATTTGACCCAACGGATTGTGCAGACTTATTCCGAACTGCAACATATCCATCATTTGGGTCATTGCCCCCTCCCTAGCACCGAGGTGATACTAGGCTGTTGCGAGGATTTAAAAGAAATTTTGTACCCGGGCTTTCGCCGCCGCGAAGGACTGCATTTGGGGAACGTGCTGTACCATGTCGGCGATTTGATTGACGGTCTGCATGACAAACTGACCCAGCAAATAGGTCGGGCGTTGCGGCATGACGCCGGCGCCAGCGACATGTGTACCGACGACCGCGACTTTGAGGCGCTGGGCCAGGCCAAGGCGATCCAATTTTTAGAGCAACTGCCGCAATTGCGGGAGGAACTTTCTTTGGATGTGCAGGCCGCCTACGAAGGTGACCCGGCCGTCCGCAATATCGATGAAATCACCTTTTGCTACCCGGGGTTGGAGGCAATCACCATTTACCGCCTGGCGCATCTGCTGCATCAGTTGGGTATCCCCTTTATTCCCCGGATGATGACCGAGGCCGCGCATTCCCGCACGGGAATTGACATACATCCCGGCGCCACGATCGGCACACACTTTTTTATTGATCACGGCACGGGCGTCGTGATTGGCGAAACGTGCGAAATCGGCAACCATGTAAAGCTGTACCAGGGGGTGACGCTAGGGGCGCTAAGTTTTCAGACCGATGATAGCGGCAATCTGGTCCGGGGAACCAAGCGGCACCCCACGATCGAGGATTACGTCGTGATCTATGCCAACGCGACCGTCCTGGGGGGCCGCACGGTGGTGGGGCATCATTCGGTCATTGGCTCCAGCGTGTGGCTTACCAAAAGCGTGGAACCGCATAGCACCGTGGTCATGGAAAAACCGCGTTTGCAAATCCGCGGCCAAGAAACCGTATTAAAGAGCGAGTACGACTATCAGATTTAG